GACCCGGCCACCTGCGAGCTGACCCTGACCCGGCTGCATCCCGGCGTCACCGTCGAGCAGGCCCGGGCGGCCACTGGCTGGCCGCTGGCCGTCTCCGCCGAGCTGGTCACCGGCGAACCGCCCACCGCCGAGGAACTCGCCGTGCTGCGCGCTCTGGAAGCGACGAAGAAGTGAGCCACGACGTCTACGTGCTCGACGCGGTACGCACCCCGATCGGCAGGTACGGCGGCGGCCTGGCCGGCGTACGCCCCGACGACCTCGCCGCGCACGTGGTCCGCGAGATCGTCGCCCGCAACCCCGGGCTGGACCCGGCCCGCATCGACGACGTGCTGCTCGGCGACGCCAACGGCGCCGGTGAGGACAACCGGGACGTGGCCCGGATGGCGGTGCTGCTGGCCGGCCTGCCGCCGTCGGTGCCGGGTGCCACCGTCAACCGGCTCTGCGGCTCCGGCCTGGAGGCGGTGATCGGCGCGTCCCGGGCCATCGCCCTCGGCGACGCCTCGATCTGCCTGGCCGGGGGAGTGGAGTCGATGAGCCGGGCCCCGTGGGTGCTCACCAAGCCCGAGCAGGGCTACCCGCGCGGGCACGAGACGCTGCACTCGACCACGCTTGGCTGGCGCCTGGTCAACCCCCGGATGCCCGAGCAGTGGACGGTGCCGCTCGGTGAGGGCGCCGAGATCCTCGCCGAGCGCTACCGGATCGGCCGCGACGCCCAGGACGAGTTCGCGCTGCGCAGCCACCAGCTCGCCGACCGGGCCTGGCGCGACGGCGCGTACGCCGACGAGGTGACCCTGGTGCCCGACACCGACGTGGAGCGGGACGAGAGCATCCGGCCCACCACCACGATCGAGGCGCTCGGCCGACTCAAGCCGGTGTTCCGGCCCGACGGCACGGTGACCGCCGGCAACTCCTCGCCGCTCAACGACGGGGCGAGCGTTCTGCTGCTGGCCGACGCCGCCGCGGCGGCGGAGATCGGCCGCGCACCGCTGGCCCGGATCGTCTCCCGGGCGGCCACCGCGATCGAGCCGCACCTGTTCGGCATCGGCCCGGTGGCCGCCGCCGAGAAGGCGCTGCGCCGCGCCGGCCTCGGCTGGGGCGATCTCGACGTGGTCGAACTCAACGAGGCGTTCGCCGCGCAGTCGCTGGCCTGCCTGGCGCAGTGGCCCGACCTCGACCCCAAGATCGTGAACCCGCAGGGCGGCGGCATCGCCCTCGGGCATCCGCTGGGCTCCTCCGGGTCACGCATACTCGGGTCACTGGCCTGGCAACTGCACCGCCGCGGCGGCGGGCGGGGCCTCGCCGCGATCTGCATCGGGGTCGGCCAGGGCCTGGCCGTCGTACTGGAAGCCTGACGGGAGCTGACGATGACCCAGGACACCACCGGCAAGCTGGTGCTGCCGGGCTACCGGCGCGACGATGTCGACGCCCATCCGCCGTTGCTGAGTCCCG
This DNA window, taken from Micromonospora sp. FIMYZ51, encodes the following:
- a CDS encoding acetyl-CoA C-acyltransferase — encoded protein: MSHDVYVLDAVRTPIGRYGGGLAGVRPDDLAAHVVREIVARNPGLDPARIDDVLLGDANGAGEDNRDVARMAVLLAGLPPSVPGATVNRLCGSGLEAVIGASRAIALGDASICLAGGVESMSRAPWVLTKPEQGYPRGHETLHSTTLGWRLVNPRMPEQWTVPLGEGAEILAERYRIGRDAQDEFALRSHQLADRAWRDGAYADEVTLVPDTDVERDESIRPTTTIEALGRLKPVFRPDGTVTAGNSSPLNDGASVLLLADAAAAAEIGRAPLARIVSRAATAIEPHLFGIGPVAAAEKALRRAGLGWGDLDVVELNEAFAAQSLACLAQWPDLDPKIVNPQGGGIALGHPLGSSGSRILGSLAWQLHRRGGGRGLAAICIGVGQGLAVVLEA